The proteins below are encoded in one region of Pseudomonas putida NBRC 14164:
- a CDS encoding heavy metal sensor histidine kinase, with amino-acid sequence MMRRVSLGSRLALLFAACTAAVSLGAGVLFNRASEQHFVELDQQLLDSRLSLFRTQLAGITTPTELQARLPALRDELSHQADLALRISGSDGTTWFESRTGLPQAPLPAGLATLHAQGTDYRSVAVHLAQGAVQSPQLALYLDITHHQHFLQGMQRLIWLTVGLSALATALLGAWAVRSGLRPLRQMGQVAASVSARSLTTRLPVAQMPEELAELATSMNAMLQRLDDAFQRLSAFSADIAHELRTPLSNLLTHTQVTLTRPRSLEEYREALHGNLEELQWMAQMINDMLFLAKADHGLLVPGQAPLALHDEVDALLEYYAPLAEDNNVQMLREGEAVLHGDRHMLRRALSNLLDNAMRFTPAGGQIRVTLASGPRISVANTGPAIEPAALPRLFDRFYRVDPARREGSSEHAGLGLAITRSIVQAHGGGIRAECENGWTRFVIEFSQDR; translated from the coding sequence ATGATGCGCAGGGTTTCCCTCGGCAGCCGTCTGGCCCTGTTGTTCGCCGCCTGCACCGCCGCCGTTTCGCTGGGCGCCGGCGTGTTGTTCAACCGGGCCAGCGAGCAGCACTTCGTCGAACTCGACCAGCAACTGCTGGACTCGCGCCTGTCACTGTTCCGTACGCAACTGGCTGGCATCACCACCCCAACCGAGCTGCAGGCACGGCTGCCCGCCCTGCGCGATGAGCTGAGCCACCAGGCCGACCTGGCGCTGCGCATCAGCGGCAGCGACGGCACCACCTGGTTCGAAAGCCGCACCGGGCTACCGCAGGCACCGCTGCCCGCCGGGCTGGCCACCCTGCATGCACAAGGCACCGACTACCGCAGCGTGGCTGTGCACCTGGCGCAGGGCGCCGTGCAGTCGCCACAACTGGCCCTGTACCTCGACATCACCCACCACCAGCATTTCCTGCAGGGCATGCAACGCCTGATCTGGCTGACAGTCGGCCTTTCAGCGCTGGCCACCGCGCTGCTCGGCGCCTGGGCGGTACGCAGCGGCCTGCGTCCGTTACGGCAGATGGGCCAGGTGGCCGCCAGCGTGTCGGCACGCTCGCTCACCACACGCCTGCCGGTGGCGCAAATGCCCGAAGAGCTGGCCGAACTGGCCACCAGCATGAACGCCATGCTGCAGCGCCTGGACGATGCCTTCCAGCGCCTGTCGGCATTTTCTGCCGACATTGCCCATGAGCTGCGCACGCCGCTGTCCAATCTGCTAACTCATACCCAGGTTACCCTCACCCGCCCGCGCAGCCTTGAGGAGTACCGCGAAGCGCTGCATGGCAACCTGGAAGAACTGCAGTGGATGGCGCAGATGATCAACGACATGTTGTTCCTGGCCAAGGCCGACCACGGCCTGCTGGTGCCAGGGCAAGCGCCTTTGGCGTTGCATGACGAGGTGGATGCGCTGCTGGAGTACTACGCGCCGCTGGCCGAAGACAACAATGTGCAGATGCTGCGCGAGGGGGAGGCTGTGCTGCACGGTGACCGGCATATGCTGCGCCGGGCGCTGTCCAACCTGCTGGATAACGCCATGCGCTTTACCCCGGCGGGTGGGCAGATAAGGGTAACGCTGGCGTCTGGGCCGAGAATCAGCGTGGCCAATACCGGGCCGGCCATCGAGCCAGCTGCTTTGCCGCGGTTGTTCGACCGCTTTTACCGTGTGGACCCGGCACGGCGCGAAGGCAGTAGCGAGCATGCTGGGTTGGGCTTGGCGATTACCCGGTCAATCGTGCAGGCCCATGGCGGGGGCATTCGGGCGGAATGTGAAAATGGGTGGACACGGTTCGTCATCGAGTTCAGCCAGGATCGGTGA
- a CDS encoding lipoprotein-releasing ABC transporter permease subunit: protein MFRPLPIFIGARYTRAKRRNHFISFISMTSMIGLSLGVLAMIVVLSVMNGFQREMSSRILGLVPHAAILGVQPLDDWHKVADAALQNPAVVAAAPITEMEGMLSYKGAMQPIQVGGIDPAEEGKVSIVGQHIVQGRLQDLQPGEFGVVIGELTARRFRLNTGDKLTLIVPEISKEPGGITPRMQRLTVVGIFKVGAELDGSQAYIHVADAGEMQRWAPGQVQGVRLKLHDLYAAPQVSRAIAAGLGDAYRADDWSHTQGSLFSAMKMEKTMIGLLLMMIIAVAAFNIIATLVMVVNDKGPDIAILRTLGATPAQIMGTFMVQGSLIGVVGTLIGGVLGVIAAFNVSQIVGWLERVSGQHIFTSDVYFVSSLPSQLQWGDVVMICTAGLVMSFLATIYPAYRASQVQPAIGLAV, encoded by the coding sequence ACCCGAGCCAAGCGCCGCAACCACTTCATCTCGTTCATCTCGATGACCTCGATGATCGGCCTGTCGCTGGGCGTGCTGGCGATGATCGTGGTGCTGTCGGTGATGAACGGCTTCCAGCGCGAAATGAGCTCGCGCATTCTCGGCCTGGTACCGCATGCCGCCATCCTCGGCGTGCAGCCGCTGGACGACTGGCACAAGGTGGCCGACGCAGCCCTGCAGAACCCGGCGGTGGTGGCGGCTGCGCCGATTACCGAAATGGAGGGCATGCTGTCGTACAAGGGTGCGATGCAGCCGATCCAGGTGGGCGGTATCGACCCGGCCGAAGAGGGCAAGGTCTCGATCGTTGGCCAGCACATTGTCCAGGGCCGCCTGCAGGACCTGCAGCCGGGTGAGTTCGGTGTGGTAATCGGTGAATTGACCGCGCGGCGCTTCCGCCTTAACACCGGCGACAAACTGACCCTGATCGTGCCGGAAATCAGCAAGGAACCGGGTGGTATCACCCCGCGCATGCAGCGCCTGACGGTGGTTGGTATCTTCAAGGTCGGCGCCGAGCTGGATGGTTCGCAGGCCTATATCCACGTGGCTGATGCCGGCGAGATGCAACGCTGGGCACCGGGCCAGGTGCAGGGCGTGCGCCTGAAGCTGCATGACCTGTATGCGGCCCCGCAGGTGTCCAGGGCGATTGCAGCCGGGCTGGGTGATGCCTACCGCGCCGATGACTGGTCGCACACCCAGGGCAGCCTGTTCAGCGCCATGAAGATGGAAAAGACCATGATCGGGCTGCTGCTGATGATGATCATCGCCGTGGCGGCCTTCAATATCATTGCCACCTTGGTGATGGTGGTGAACGACAAGGGGCCGGACATTGCCATTCTGCGTACCTTGGGTGCTACACCCGCGCAGATCATGGGCACGTTCATGGTCCAGGGCAGCCTGATTGGTGTGGTCGGGACGTTGATCGGCGGCGTGCTGGGCGTGATTGCGGCGTTCAATGTCAGCCAGATCGTGGGTTGGCTGGAGCGGGTGAGTGGGCAGCACATCTTTACGTCGGACGTGTACTTCGTCAGCAGCTTGCCGTCGCAATTGCAGTGGGGCGATGTGGTGATGATCTGCACGGCCGGGTTGGTGATGAGCTTCCTGGCGACCATTTACCCGGCTTATCGGGCGTCGCAGGTGCAGCCGGCGATTGGACTGGCGGTTTGA